A portion of the Anaerolineae bacterium genome contains these proteins:
- a CDS encoding cyclic nucleotide-binding domain-containing protein, protein MAASSLKQPITRLIGHSHPTKPRANGADKLRKPNFPNGVSAKTVELVTPENLIKHTPLFAELTGEEQQIISNRLQPQNFQPDEALFAQDSPSEVLYLIQEGWVKLYADDTSLVATLGPGRLLGETDFFLGRVHANTALAASKVTAWQLGTNALSGIIAQYPQVGLSLGLAFGTGISQFQDYLAKALAKISLLQNLSSGERQAVAHHLSPQRYLPRETIYRSGDPPTGIFFIEQGQVWLLSQGQDCAELWPGQTFGEQAVILDRPHTYTAQAETEVIAWQLSPADFATLAETYPSLKRAFSQNLHARFAEALAIASLMVKVEIQALGVACGQHNELVNRLQQVDQTLTWLKDNQMLF, encoded by the coding sequence ATGGCAGCATCTTCATTGAAACAACCCATCACCCGTCTGATAGGTCACTCCCATCCAACCAAACCGCGGGCAAATGGCGCTGACAAGCTTCGCAAACCCAATTTTCCAAACGGCGTGTCGGCTAAAACAGTGGAGCTGGTCACACCAGAGAATCTGATCAAACACACCCCGCTTTTTGCCGAATTGACCGGGGAAGAGCAGCAAATTATCAGTAATCGGTTGCAACCCCAAAATTTCCAGCCGGATGAGGCGCTCTTTGCTCAAGATAGCCCCAGCGAGGTGCTTTACCTCATTCAAGAGGGCTGGGTAAAACTCTACGCTGACGACACCTCCCTGGTGGCCACGCTTGGCCCCGGCCGACTGTTGGGCGAAACCGATTTTTTCCTGGGCCGCGTTCACGCCAATACCGCGCTGGCGGCCAGCAAGGTTACTGCCTGGCAGTTAGGCACGAACGCCCTCTCCGGTATTATTGCCCAATATCCTCAAGTTGGTTTAAGTTTGGGCCTGGCCTTTGGGACGGGCATTAGCCAATTTCAAGACTACCTGGCTAAGGCGTTAGCCAAAATCTCACTTTTGCAGAATTTATCAAGCGGCGAGCGGCAGGCCGTGGCCCATCATCTTTCGCCACAACGATACCTGCCGCGCGAAACTATCTATCGCAGCGGCGACCCGCCGACCGGCATCTTTTTTATTGAGCAAGGACAGGTATGGCTCTTGAGCCAGGGACAGGATTGCGCCGAACTTTGGCCGGGACAAACTTTTGGCGAGCAAGCCGTTATTTTGGACCGGCCCCACACTTACACGGCTCAGGCCGAAACGGAGGTGATTGCGTGGCAACTCAGCCCGGCCGATTTTGCTACCCTGGCCGAAACTTATCCCTCCCTCAAACGCGCCTTTAGCCAAAACCTGCACGCCCGTTTTGCCGAGGCTCTGGCGATTGCGTCGCTGATGGTGAAGGTAGAGATACAGGCGTTGGGCGTTGCCTGCGGCCAACACAACGAGCTGGTCAACAGGTTGCAGCAGGTGGACCAAACGTTAACCTGGCTAAAGGATAACCAGATGTTATTTTAA
- a CDS encoding carboxypeptidase regulatory-like domain-containing protein, which yields MTGHRRRSLRKIANRPTLRYLTPGMKKAFKKRWLIIIGAGLILLLVLAWLTTTENVNIWPIRNTLQYRLLTRWWELTRKPLPGEPGTLQGTIRDAQGRPVAGAWVLVSRWNGVTYSTRSKADGHYLLSDVPAGAYRPVAGGAPGYTEVSFGKVWLKAGKTTMANAVLPIESPPVYAPGCNLAFDEPVPLSCSVPLESSALRREITFDSGGQPNQLTLYYTPLTATTTSQLPVLLTVYPGPADTWNCASIPLAAAGYAVIAVGPAYTFSLEQDIDELQRLVDFARAGKFPGTNGRKIALLGGSYSSLHVQQLLQRDRRFQAALLLGPPTDLFDMRRRLEEGTYIPPFGLDQALIALGLPSHEPLRYFRYSGAYHVRPDFPPLAILHSRSDEVVPYQQSELLAKNLALVGASYEVHFFDGASHYLLAEEGDKDSLEIYRITLDFLEKHLAH from the coding sequence GTGACCGGCCATCGCCGCCGTAGTCTACGGAAAATTGCCAACCGGCCCACTTTGCGTTATCTTACTCCTGGCATGAAAAAAGCTTTCAAAAAACGCTGGCTTATCATCATCGGCGCAGGATTGATTTTGTTATTGGTGTTGGCCTGGCTAACGACAACGGAGAATGTCAACATCTGGCCCATTCGAAACACCCTGCAATACCGGCTGCTGACCCGGTGGTGGGAACTTACGAGAAAACCGCTGCCGGGCGAACCTGGCACTTTGCAGGGTACAATCCGGGATGCGCAAGGCCGACCCGTTGCCGGAGCCTGGGTGTTGGTTTCCCGCTGGAACGGCGTCACCTATAGCACCCGCAGTAAGGCAGATGGTCATTACCTCCTTTCTGATGTGCCGGCGGGCGCGTATCGGCCGGTGGCTGGCGGCGCGCCCGGCTATACTGAGGTCAGTTTTGGCAAAGTGTGGCTTAAAGCGGGCAAAACAACCATGGCCAACGCCGTGCTGCCGATTGAGTCCCCGCCAGTTTATGCTCCTGGCTGCAATTTGGCGTTTGATGAGCCAGTCCCCTTATCTTGCTCCGTTCCGCTTGAATCCAGCGCCCTTCGCCGAGAAATCACCTTTGATAGTGGCGGGCAGCCCAACCAATTGACCCTCTATTACACGCCCCTGACCGCCACAACAACCAGCCAACTGCCTGTTTTACTCACCGTCTATCCCGGCCCCGCCGACACCTGGAATTGCGCCAGCATTCCCCTAGCCGCCGCTGGTTACGCCGTGATCGCGGTTGGCCCGGCCTACACTTTTTCCCTGGAACAGGATATTGACGAATTGCAGCGATTGGTCGACTTTGCCCGCGCCGGAAAATTCCCCGGCACCAATGGCCGCAAAATCGCCCTCCTCGGCGGCAGTTACAGCAGTTTGCACGTGCAGCAATTGCTCCAGCGCGACCGGAGGTTTCAGGCAGCGCTTCTGCTCGGCCCGCCCACAGATTTATTTGACATGCGCCGTCGCTTAGAAGAAGGCACATACATCCCCCCCTTTGGCCTGGATCAGGCCCTCATTGCCCTGGGCCTGCCCAGTCACGAACCTCTCCGCTACTTTCGATATTCCGGGGCCTACCATGTCCGGCCCGACTTTCCGCCCCTGGCTATTCTCCACAGCCGCAGCGACGAGGTAGTGCCCTACCAGCAAAGCGAACTATTGGCCAAGAATCTGGCGTTGGTTGGCGCTTCTTATGAAGTTCATTTTTTTGATGGCGCCAGTCATTACCTACTGGCCGAGGAGGGGGATAAAGACTCGCTGGAAATTTATCGGATTACGCTGGATTTTCTGGAAAAACATTTGGCACACTAA